One genomic region from Halomicrobium zhouii encodes:
- a CDS encoding AMP-binding protein: protein MGSESLDGLDRFAYEPSREFVESTNVWEFMQEYGMADYDELIERTTGDVEGEPASGVDWFWNLLPEYLGIEFYADSETVRDDSDGPQFSDWYPGGEINVAHNVLDRHAAVDSATRNKSAIVWEGEPGDTRDVTFHELHRQANQVANALEQRNVGTGDTVGLYMPMVPEVASILYGCFKVGAIAVPIFSGFGVDATATRIADSECSVLFTADGFYRRGNEVTLKDTADAAIAEAGHVDHTIVYSRLDVEEADLDWHDDRDQWWSEAVSLQSDEYETKHLPSDQEAMLLYSSGTTGEPKGIVQTHAGVQLQCAKEIYFGFDHKPHDRFFWVSDVGWMMGPWTLIGNHTFGGTIFVYEGAPDYPQPDRFWEMIDRHKLTVFGVSPTAVRALRKEGDQWLEGHDLSSLRLLGSTGEPWDPESWQWFLDEVGGGDAPIVNISGGTEICGCFLMPMPVQSLKPCTLGGPGLGMAVDVVDEEGNSVTDDHERGYLVARDSCPSMTKSLWSGDERYLDEYWSTWEDLWDHGDWAQVDEDGLWFLHGRADDALNVAGRKVGPAEVEGAAIEHPAVTQASAVGVPDETTGTAVVLYAVLVDGTAESDDLREEIRGLVGEELGKPFRPREVLFVDEFPKTQSGKIVRRAIAATYEGEDPGDLSSIENPESLEEVAAAR, encoded by the coding sequence ATGGGATCCGAATCGCTCGACGGGCTCGACCGGTTCGCCTACGAGCCCAGCCGGGAGTTCGTCGAGTCGACCAACGTCTGGGAGTTCATGCAGGAGTACGGCATGGCGGACTACGACGAACTGATCGAGCGGACCACGGGCGACGTGGAGGGCGAGCCCGCCTCCGGCGTCGACTGGTTCTGGAACTTACTCCCCGAGTACCTGGGTATCGAGTTCTACGCGGACTCCGAGACCGTACGAGACGACAGCGACGGACCGCAGTTCAGCGACTGGTACCCCGGCGGCGAGATCAACGTCGCCCACAACGTCCTCGACCGGCACGCCGCCGTCGACAGCGCGACGCGGAACAAGAGTGCCATCGTCTGGGAGGGCGAGCCCGGCGACACGCGCGACGTCACGTTCCACGAACTCCACCGGCAGGCGAACCAGGTCGCCAACGCGCTCGAACAGCGGAACGTCGGAACGGGGGACACCGTCGGCCTCTACATGCCGATGGTCCCTGAAGTCGCGTCGATTCTCTACGGCTGCTTCAAAGTCGGGGCCATCGCCGTCCCCATCTTCTCCGGGTTCGGCGTCGACGCCACCGCGACCCGCATCGCGGATTCGGAGTGCTCGGTGCTGTTCACCGCGGACGGCTTCTACCGACGGGGCAACGAGGTCACGCTGAAGGACACCGCCGACGCAGCCATCGCGGAGGCCGGCCACGTCGACCACACTATCGTCTACAGTCGCCTCGATGTGGAGGAAGCGGACCTCGACTGGCACGACGACCGCGACCAGTGGTGGAGCGAAGCGGTCTCGCTCCAGTCCGACGAGTACGAGACGAAGCACCTCCCCTCTGATCAGGAGGCGATGCTGCTGTACTCCTCGGGGACGACGGGGGAGCCGAAGGGCATCGTCCAGACGCACGCGGGCGTCCAGCTACAGTGTGCGAAAGAGATCTACTTCGGCTTCGACCACAAGCCCCACGACCGCTTCTTCTGGGTCTCCGACGTCGGCTGGATGATGGGCCCGTGGACGCTGATCGGCAATCACACATTCGGCGGAACTATCTTCGTGTACGAGGGCGCGCCAGACTACCCGCAGCCCGACCGGTTCTGGGAGATGATAGACCGGCACAAGCTGACCGTGTTCGGCGTCTCCCCGACGGCCGTGCGTGCGCTCCGGAAAGAAGGGGATCAGTGGCTGGAGGGCCACGACCTCTCGTCGCTTCGCCTGCTCGGGTCTACCGGCGAGCCCTGGGACCCCGAGTCCTGGCAGTGGTTCCTCGACGAGGTCGGCGGCGGCGACGCGCCGATAGTCAACATCTCCGGTGGGACCGAGATCTGCGGCTGTTTCCTCATGCCGATGCCGGTTCAGTCGCTCAAGCCCTGCACGCTCGGTGGTCCGGGGCTCGGGATGGCAGTCGACGTCGTGGACGAGGAGGGAAACTCCGTCACCGACGACCACGAACGGGGCTACCTCGTCGCCCGCGACTCCTGTCCATCGATGACGAAGTCGCTGTGGTCCGGCGACGAGCGCTACCTCGATGAGTACTGGTCGACCTGGGAGGACCTCTGGGACCACGGCGACTGGGCACAGGTCGACGAGGACGGGCTGTGGTTTCTCCACGGCCGCGCCGACGACGCGCTCAACGTCGCCGGACGGAAGGTCGGCCCCGCCGAGGTCGAGGGGGCGGCCATCGAACACCCTGCCGTGACCCAGGCGTCGGCCGTCGGTGTGCCGGACGAGACGACGGGGACTGCGGTCGTCCTCTACGCGGTTCTGGTGGACGGCACGGCCGAGTCCGACGACCTCCGCGAGGAGATTCGGGGTCTCGTTGGCGAGGAACTCGGCAAGCCGTTCCGCCCCCGCGAGGTGCTGTTCGTCGACGAATTTCCCAAGACGCAGAGCGGGAAGATCGTCCGCCGGGCCATCGCCGCCACCTACGAAGGCGAGGATCCGGGCGACCTGAGCAGCATCGAGAATCCGGAGTCGCTCGAAGAAGTGGCGGCGGCGAGGTGA